The genomic DNA AAAGCGGATGCCAATCGTGCGGTTGAAAGCGTCATCGATACGGTGACGTCGTCGTTGAAGTCCGGCAATGAAGTGCGCCTTGTCGGTTTCGGCACGTTCAGCGTGACACAGCGCCGGGCGACGGAAGGCCGCAATCCGCGCACGGGAGAGACCATCAAGATTCCGGCCTCCAAACAGCCCAAGTTCAAGGCCGGCAAGGCGTTGAAGGACGCCGTCAACTAGGTTTTCAGCCAGTTTCAGCGCAGGCGGCCGCTCCCCGGGGAGCGGCCGTTCTGTTTTCGGAACGCGGCCGGGAAGCCGGCGCATGGCCTGGAATCTTGAATGTCGCGCGAGCACCCGGCATAAAACCGGACGGCGCGTGGGCGATTAGCTCAGCTGGCAGAGCATCTCGTTTACACCGAGAGGGTCGGCGGTTCGATCCCGTCATCGCCCACCAGCGCCGGTTTTCCGGCGGCGCGCGGATGCCGCCCGC from Alphaproteobacteria bacterium includes the following:
- a CDS encoding HU family DNA-binding protein, with amino-acid sequence MNKNDLVAAVADSTGLSKADANRAVESVIDTVTSSLKSGNEVRLVGFGTFSVTQRRATEGRNPRTGETIKIPASKQPKFKAGKALKDAVN